Proteins from one Amycolatopsis benzoatilytica AK 16/65 genomic window:
- a CDS encoding class I SAM-dependent methyltransferase, whose translation MSTDPDEEARRRAEIALADGDPTGWFEPLYAAAEAGEAVVPWFRGEPSPELVAWVAERPGHGKRALVVGCGMADDAELLAAAGYETSAFDVSPSAIKAVLNRFPDTEVSYRTADLLAPPAEFHYAFDLVVEIMTVQSMPKDVHDPAIASVSGFLAPGGTLIVGAVAEESIDLDTWAGPPWPLNKAEVESFARDGVTVASLDRVRDGARWWAEFTR comes from the coding sequence ATGTCGACCGATCCCGACGAGGAGGCCCGCCGCCGGGCCGAAATCGCTCTTGCCGACGGTGATCCCACCGGATGGTTCGAACCTCTGTACGCGGCGGCGGAAGCCGGCGAGGCAGTCGTTCCCTGGTTCCGCGGCGAGCCGTCGCCGGAGCTGGTCGCCTGGGTCGCCGAGCGGCCGGGCCACGGCAAACGCGCGCTGGTCGTGGGATGCGGGATGGCCGACGACGCCGAACTGCTCGCCGCGGCGGGATACGAAACGTCCGCGTTCGACGTGTCGCCCAGCGCGATCAAGGCGGTGCTCAACCGCTTTCCGGACACCGAGGTCTCCTACCGCACCGCGGACCTGCTCGCCCCGCCGGCCGAGTTCCACTACGCGTTCGACCTGGTCGTGGAGATCATGACCGTCCAGTCGATGCCCAAGGACGTGCACGACCCGGCCATCGCCTCGGTCTCCGGCTTCCTCGCTCCCGGGGGGACCCTGATCGTCGGCGCGGTCGCCGAGGAATCCATCGATCTGGACACCTGGGCCGGTCCGCCCTGGCCGCTGAACAAGGCCGAAGTCGAATCGTTCGCCCGAGACGGCGTCACTGTCGCTTCGCTGGACCGCGTGCGCGACGGCGCCCGCTGGTGGGCGGAATTCACCCGCTGA
- a CDS encoding M20/M25/M40 family metallo-hydrolase, whose protein sequence is MAEVDVVSLCADLIRFDTTNHGNGQSEGERDAAEYVAEFLGRHGVSAQLLESAPGRANVIARIPGADRALPALLVQGHLDVVPADAADWSVPPFSGEVRDGFLWGRGAVDMKDFCAMVLASVASGLRPRRDLVLAFVADEEDRGDYGAHWLVENHPELFDGCAAAISESGGYRYHVPAADGRKVRLYPVGTAERGTAHLRLTARGRAGHGSRPNDENAVIRLVGALQRIAEHRWPVQLTPTVQAFLERTGAALGVPVDLSSGDAVDATVAALGPAGSLVVPTVRNSTTPTMLDAGYKVNVIPSTATAQVDVRVLPGAETELFSVLDSLLGEGVTREFVAHQPAVQAPVDSPWFDAMAAALRAEDPEAVVVPYCMGGGTDAKAFTQLGMACYGFAPLALPEGFPYRAMAHGVDERVPVDGLRFGERVVKRFLESC, encoded by the coding sequence ATGGCTGAGGTCGACGTCGTTTCGCTGTGCGCGGACCTGATCCGGTTCGACACCACCAACCACGGCAACGGACAGTCCGAGGGGGAACGCGACGCCGCCGAGTACGTGGCGGAATTCCTTGGCCGGCACGGGGTTTCCGCGCAGCTCCTCGAGTCCGCGCCGGGCCGGGCGAACGTGATCGCGCGGATCCCGGGTGCGGACCGGGCGCTGCCCGCGCTGCTCGTACAGGGCCACTTGGACGTGGTGCCGGCCGACGCGGCGGATTGGTCTGTACCGCCGTTTTCGGGCGAGGTGCGCGACGGGTTCCTGTGGGGCCGCGGCGCGGTCGACATGAAGGACTTCTGCGCGATGGTGCTGGCGTCGGTCGCGTCCGGGCTGCGGCCGCGCCGCGATCTGGTGCTGGCGTTCGTGGCCGACGAGGAGGACCGCGGCGACTACGGCGCGCACTGGCTGGTCGAGAACCATCCGGAGCTCTTCGATGGCTGCGCCGCGGCGATCAGCGAGTCCGGCGGCTACCGCTATCACGTTCCCGCCGCAGACGGCCGGAAAGTGCGGCTCTACCCGGTCGGCACGGCCGAGCGCGGGACCGCGCACTTGCGGCTGACCGCGCGCGGGCGAGCCGGGCACGGTTCGCGGCCGAACGACGAGAACGCGGTGATCCGGCTGGTTGGGGCGCTGCAGCGGATCGCCGAACACCGGTGGCCGGTGCAGCTGACGCCGACCGTGCAGGCGTTCCTGGAACGCACCGGCGCCGCGCTCGGCGTGCCGGTCGATCTTTCGTCCGGAGACGCCGTCGACGCGACGGTGGCCGCGCTGGGGCCGGCCGGGTCGCTGGTGGTGCCGACCGTGCGCAACAGCACGACGCCGACGATGCTGGACGCCGGGTACAAGGTGAACGTGATCCCGTCCACCGCGACCGCGCAAGTCGACGTCCGGGTGCTGCCCGGGGCTGAGACCGAGCTGTTCTCGGTGCTGGATTCGCTGCTGGGCGAGGGTGTGACGCGGGAATTCGTGGCGCATCAGCCGGCAGTGCAGGCGCCGGTCGATTCTCCGTGGTTCGACGCGATGGCGGCGGCGCTGCGCGCGGAGGATCCGGAGGCGGTGGTGGTGCCGTACTGCATGGGCGGCGGCACGGACGCGAAGGCGTTCACCCAGCTCGGGATGGCGTGCTACGGGTTCGCGCCGCTGGCGCTGCCGGAGGGCTTCCCGTACCGGGCCATGGCGCACGGCGTGGACGAGCGCGTGCCGGTGGACGGGCTGAGGTTCGGCGAACGAGTGGTGAAGCGGTTCCTGGAGTCTTGCTGA
- a CDS encoding GH92 family glycosyl hydrolase: MPRSARPLHAVLAAAVAAAGLVVLPAAAAAAPAEAAPPDFVSSFEANDPPATQDAVDTDAAGKPRASGVNGANGTAIPGDIRGKITDISATSENTGGGEVAANLIDGSTGTKWLSWDPAASVTFTLSAPTAITHYAISSANDAPGRDPRDWTLQGSNDGSSWTDLDKQSGQSFANRFQQNDYKLAAPSAAYTYYRLDVTRNNGDSIMQMSELLLANDDPAPPPLPNMRSVVDSGPTSGYTNKNRVGFTGKKAFRYSGSQPAAGHGYSYNKIYDVHLPVAATTELSYKVQPQFVEGDLKYPSTNVAVDLDFTDGTHLRDLGATDQYGFPLTPEGQGASKVLYANQWNLVRSAIGRVAAGKTIDRIVVGYDNPSGPAQFAGWLDDLKISATPTPPASARPSDNVLTTRGTMANGTFSRGNNFPATAVPHGFNFWTPVTDASSASWLYNYHSQNNGDNLPQLQAFSVSHEPSPWMGDRQSFQVMPSAAAGVPDANRDKRALPFTHDNEVARPHYYGVTFQNGIKTEIAPADHAAMMRFSFPGADSSLIFDNVNNSGGLTLDPASGTLSGYSDAKSGLSAGAGRMFVYATFDKPVTAGGKLTGQGRDNVTGYLRFAAGGDKTVTMRIATSLISVDQAKKNLEQEIAPNAGFDSVRDAAQRAWDKQLGVIEVQGASKDQMETLYSNLYRLFLYPNEGFENVGTKEAPKYQYASPVSPKTGTDTPTQTGSKIVDGQTYVNNGFWDTYRTTWPAYSLLTPDMAGKMVDGFVQQYRDGGWIARWSSPGYADLMTGTSSDVAFADAYQKGVTNFDVKAAYDAALKNATVAPPNSAVGRKGLDQSEFLGYTPNSTGEGFSWAIEGYVNDFGIANLSKKLYDQAPANDPRKAEYLENYQYFTSRAQQYVNLFDPSVGFFQGKDASGKFTKDKASYDPRVWGGDYTETDGWNMAFTVPQDGQGLANLYGGKDKLGAKLDQFFADQETATFPGSYGGTIHEMREARDVRMGQYGHSNQPSHHILYMYDYAGQPAKTQAKVREAVSRLYTGSELGQGYPGDEDNGEMSAWYVFSSLGFYPLQMGSPNYAIGSPLFTKATVHLPGGDLVINAPKNSAKNVYVQGLKVNGKAWTSTSLPHDLLAHGATLDFDMGPNPSAWGTGANDAPKSITTGDAVPTPLHDETGPGKGTLSTSDGSDASALFDNTSGTQAKVTGAVQYQLKSTDEAVTHYTLTSGTGAGDAKSWTLKGSYDGKTWTVADQQTDQSFRWRQQTRAFAVKNPAHYAYYRLEVTATTGGPASLSEVELLGRPDASCTKTLTGQQNGPLTVSSGVVCLNGATVSGPVNVARGASLIVRGGQIAGPLAASGAAQVVLNRTKVNGPVSITGSTGPVSIELTDVTGPVRLDGNQATLLTGSTVNGPLACTGNSPAPTDYQLANTVNGPAGGQCSKF, translated from the coding sequence ATGCCCCGAAGTGCCAGACCGCTCCACGCCGTGCTCGCCGCGGCGGTGGCGGCGGCCGGCCTGGTCGTCCTGCCTGCCGCGGCCGCCGCCGCGCCGGCAGAGGCCGCCCCGCCGGACTTCGTTTCGTCGTTCGAAGCGAACGACCCGCCCGCGACGCAGGACGCCGTCGACACCGATGCCGCCGGGAAGCCGCGCGCTTCGGGCGTCAACGGCGCGAACGGCACCGCCATCCCCGGCGACATCCGGGGGAAGATCACCGACATCAGCGCGACCAGCGAGAACACCGGAGGCGGCGAGGTCGCCGCGAACCTGATCGACGGCAGCACCGGGACCAAGTGGCTGTCCTGGGATCCGGCCGCGTCGGTGACGTTCACGCTGTCCGCGCCGACCGCGATCACCCACTACGCGATCAGCTCGGCCAACGACGCGCCGGGCCGGGACCCGCGGGACTGGACGCTGCAGGGTTCGAACGACGGGTCGAGCTGGACGGACCTGGACAAGCAGTCCGGGCAGTCGTTCGCGAACCGCTTCCAGCAGAACGACTACAAGCTGGCCGCGCCGAGCGCCGCTTACACCTACTACCGGCTGGACGTCACGCGCAACAACGGCGACAGCATCATGCAGATGTCCGAGCTGCTGCTGGCCAACGACGACCCGGCTCCGCCGCCGCTGCCGAACATGCGCAGCGTGGTCGACTCCGGCCCGACTTCGGGCTACACCAACAAGAACCGGGTCGGGTTCACCGGGAAGAAGGCGTTCCGGTACTCGGGCAGCCAGCCGGCCGCCGGGCACGGCTACTCCTACAACAAGATCTACGACGTGCACCTGCCGGTGGCCGCCACCACCGAGCTGTCCTACAAGGTGCAGCCGCAGTTCGTCGAGGGCGATCTGAAGTACCCGAGCACGAACGTGGCGGTGGACCTGGACTTCACCGACGGCACGCATCTGCGCGATCTCGGCGCGACCGACCAGTACGGTTTCCCGCTGACGCCGGAAGGCCAGGGCGCGAGCAAGGTGCTGTACGCGAACCAGTGGAACCTGGTGCGTTCGGCGATCGGCCGGGTCGCCGCGGGCAAGACGATCGACCGGATCGTGGTCGGCTACGACAACCCGAGCGGGCCGGCGCAGTTCGCCGGCTGGCTGGACGACCTGAAGATCTCCGCGACGCCGACTCCGCCGGCCAGCGCCCGGCCCAGCGACAACGTGCTGACCACGCGCGGCACGATGGCGAACGGCACGTTCTCGCGAGGCAACAACTTCCCGGCGACCGCGGTGCCGCACGGGTTCAACTTCTGGACCCCGGTGACCGACGCGAGCTCGGCGAGCTGGCTGTACAACTACCACTCGCAGAACAACGGGGACAATCTCCCGCAGCTGCAGGCGTTCAGCGTGAGCCACGAGCCGAGCCCGTGGATGGGCGACCGGCAGAGCTTCCAGGTGATGCCTTCGGCCGCCGCGGGCGTGCCGGACGCGAACCGGGACAAGCGGGCGTTGCCGTTCACGCACGACAACGAGGTCGCGCGGCCGCACTACTACGGCGTGACGTTCCAGAACGGGATCAAGACCGAGATCGCGCCGGCTGATCACGCGGCGATGATGCGGTTCTCGTTCCCGGGCGCCGATTCCAGCCTGATCTTCGACAACGTGAACAACTCCGGCGGCCTGACTCTCGACCCGGCCAGCGGCACGCTCAGCGGGTACTCCGACGCGAAGAGCGGCTTGTCCGCGGGCGCCGGGCGGATGTTCGTCTACGCGACGTTCGACAAGCCGGTCACCGCCGGCGGGAAGCTGACCGGGCAGGGCCGGGACAACGTGACCGGTTATCTGCGGTTCGCCGCGGGCGGGGACAAGACGGTGACGATGCGGATCGCGACGTCGCTGATCAGCGTGGACCAGGCGAAGAAGAACCTGGAGCAGGAGATCGCGCCGAACGCCGGCTTCGACTCGGTGCGCGACGCGGCGCAGCGGGCGTGGGACAAGCAGCTCGGTGTGATCGAGGTGCAGGGCGCTTCGAAGGACCAGATGGAGACGCTGTACTCCAACCTGTACCGGTTGTTCCTGTACCCGAACGAGGGCTTCGAGAACGTCGGCACGAAGGAGGCGCCGAAGTACCAGTACGCGAGCCCGGTGTCGCCGAAGACCGGCACCGACACCCCGACGCAGACCGGGTCGAAGATCGTCGACGGCCAGACCTACGTGAACAACGGGTTCTGGGACACCTACCGCACGACGTGGCCGGCGTACTCGCTGCTCACGCCGGACATGGCGGGCAAGATGGTGGACGGCTTCGTGCAGCAGTACCGGGACGGCGGCTGGATCGCGCGGTGGTCCTCCCCCGGCTACGCGGATCTGATGACCGGCACCAGCTCGGATGTCGCGTTCGCCGACGCCTACCAGAAGGGCGTGACGAACTTCGACGTGAAGGCGGCCTATGACGCGGCCTTGAAGAACGCCACCGTGGCGCCGCCGAACTCGGCGGTCGGCCGCAAGGGACTGGACCAGTCGGAGTTCCTGGGCTACACGCCGAACTCGACCGGCGAGGGCTTCTCGTGGGCGATCGAGGGCTACGTCAACGACTTCGGCATCGCGAACCTGTCGAAGAAGCTGTACGACCAGGCGCCGGCGAACGATCCGCGGAAGGCGGAGTACCTGGAGAACTACCAGTACTTCACCAGCCGGGCGCAGCAGTACGTGAACCTGTTCGACCCGAGCGTCGGCTTCTTCCAGGGCAAGGACGCGAGCGGGAAGTTCACCAAGGACAAGGCGTCCTACGACCCGCGGGTGTGGGGCGGCGACTACACCGAGACCGACGGCTGGAACATGGCCTTCACCGTGCCGCAGGACGGGCAGGGGCTGGCGAATCTCTACGGCGGCAAGGACAAGCTGGGCGCGAAGCTCGACCAGTTCTTCGCCGATCAGGAGACCGCGACCTTCCCGGGCAGCTACGGCGGCACGATCCACGAGATGCGGGAGGCGCGGGACGTGCGGATGGGCCAGTACGGCCACTCCAACCAGCCCTCGCACCACATCCTCTACATGTACGACTACGCGGGCCAGCCGGCGAAGACGCAGGCGAAGGTGCGCGAAGCGGTGTCGCGGCTGTACACCGGCAGCGAGCTGGGCCAGGGCTACCCGGGCGACGAGGACAACGGCGAGATGTCGGCCTGGTACGTCTTCAGCTCGCTGGGCTTCTACCCGCTGCAGATGGGCAGCCCGAACTACGCGATCGGGTCGCCGCTGTTCACCAAGGCGACCGTGCACCTGCCGGGCGGCGACCTGGTGATCAACGCGCCGAAGAACTCGGCGAAGAACGTGTACGTGCAGGGCTTGAAGGTCAACGGCAAGGCGTGGACGTCGACGTCGCTGCCGCACGACCTGCTCGCCCACGGCGCCACGCTCGACTTCGACATGGGCCCGAACCCGTCGGCGTGGGGCACCGGCGCGAACGACGCGCCGAAGTCGATCACCACCGGCGACGCCGTGCCGACGCCGCTGCACGACGAGACCGGCCCGGGCAAGGGCACCTTGTCCACTTCGGACGGTTCGGACGCTTCGGCGCTGTTCGACAACACGTCGGGCACGCAGGCGAAGGTGACCGGTGCGGTGCAGTACCAGCTGAAGTCGACTGACGAGGCGGTCACGCACTACACGCTGACCTCGGGCACCGGTGCGGGCGACGCGAAGAGCTGGACGTTGAAGGGCTCCTATGACGGGAAGACCTGGACGGTCGCCGACCAGCAGACTGACCAGTCCTTCCGGTGGCGGCAGCAGACGCGGGCCTTCGCGGTGAAGAACCCGGCGCACTACGCCTATTACCGGCTGGAAGTCACCGCGACGACCGGCGGTCCGGCGAGCCTGTCGGAGGTCGAGCTGCTGGGCCGGCCGGACGCGTCGTGCACGAAGACGCTCACCGGCCAGCAGAACGGCCCGCTGACTGTGTCGAGCGGCGTGGTGTGCTTGAACGGCGCCACGGTCTCGGGACCGGTGAACGTGGCCCGGGGTGCTTCGCTGATCGTCCGGGGAGGCCAGATCGCTGGCCCGCTCGCGGCGAGCGGTGCGGCGCAGGTGGTGCTGAACCGGACGAAGGTGAACGGCCCGGTGTCGATCACCGGCAGCACCGGCCCGGTGTCGATCGAGCTGACCGACGTCACCGGCCCGGTCAGGTTGGACGGCAACCAGGCGACGCTGCTGACCGGCAGCACCGTCAACGGGCCGCTGGCGTGCACGGGGAACTCCCCCGCGCCGACCGACTATCAGCTGGCCAACACGGTGAACGGCCCGGCCGGCGGACAGTGCTCGAAGTTCTGA
- a CDS encoding M55 family metallopeptidase has product MRILISADMEGATGVTWTDDVVPGSPQWQRFRRMFTGDVNAALAGLYAAGATDVLVNEAHSSQRNLLLEDLDERARMLTGRHKPLSMMQGIDSGVDGVVFLGYHAGAGFDGVLSHTYLENQITGVWLDDVPASEGRLNAAMAGEYGVPVLLVSGDDQTCEDARDYAPDAELVQVKECVSRYAAICLPPARTARLLEAGARDAMSRAGRVERTPGRHRIEVEFDASHLAQATAVVPTVEQTGTRRVAFEASSMTEAMKAFKVVTAIAAGAVQGIYG; this is encoded by the coding sequence ATGCGGATCCTGATCTCGGCCGACATGGAAGGCGCAACTGGGGTTACCTGGACCGACGACGTCGTGCCCGGGAGCCCGCAGTGGCAGCGGTTCCGGCGGATGTTCACCGGCGACGTCAACGCGGCGCTGGCCGGCCTGTACGCGGCCGGAGCGACCGACGTGCTGGTCAACGAGGCGCACTCGTCGCAGCGCAACCTGCTGCTGGAGGACCTCGACGAGCGCGCGCGGATGCTGACCGGGCGGCACAAGCCGCTCTCGATGATGCAGGGCATCGACTCCGGCGTGGACGGCGTGGTGTTCCTCGGCTACCACGCCGGCGCCGGTTTCGACGGCGTCCTGTCGCACACGTACCTGGAGAACCAGATCACCGGCGTGTGGCTGGACGACGTCCCTGCCAGCGAGGGCAGGCTGAACGCGGCGATGGCCGGCGAGTACGGCGTGCCGGTGCTGCTGGTCAGCGGTGACGACCAGACCTGCGAGGACGCCCGGGACTACGCGCCGGACGCGGAATTGGTGCAGGTCAAGGAATGCGTGAGCCGGTACGCCGCGATCTGCCTGCCGCCGGCGCGCACCGCGCGGCTGCTGGAGGCCGGTGCCCGGGACGCGATGTCCCGTGCCGGGCGGGTGGAACGGACGCCGGGGCGGCACCGGATCGAGGTCGAGTTCGACGCCAGTCATCTCGCGCAGGCGACCGCGGTGGTGCCGACGGTGGAGCAGACCGGGACGCGCCGGGTCGCGTTCGAGGCGTCGAGCATGACCGAAGCGATGAAGGCGTTCAAGGTGGTCACGGCCATCGCGGCGGGGGCGGTGCAAGGCATCTATGGCTGA
- a CDS encoding ABC transporter substrate-binding protein, whose protein sequence is MKHVRRGFGRVFSAAMAGTLAILPLAATAAAQEPAKPKVLRVALTTGIDHLNPFTASLVASTQVGRFIYEFLTIPSQDKAVAAPALAESWSTSPDKLTWTFKIRKGAKWSDGQPVTAKDAAYTFNRMLTDETARTANGNYVSSFQSVSAPDDTTLVIKTKTVQATMQLLDVPIVPEHVWSQIKDLNDPKSDSLPVVGVDDGPFTITDYKQNEYVKFKANKDYWRGAPKVDELQLLVFKDVEAAVNALKQGEVDVINRLTPTQFDALKGQPNIAQNKAPGRRYNSINLNFGVENNENKPIGNGNPVLKDLRVRKAIAQAIDIKTIVDKVAGGYAQPGTGVVPAVYSDYHWEPSPAEARPFDLAAANAALDAAGYPKGQDGIRTAPGGARLELRLAGHANRANDQRLAQYVTGWLHDIGISVKQELVSDDELNDRTNAGNYDLAISGYGTSPDPDYALSLHTCASRPNAQGKGGTSDSFFCDAEYDALYAKQLAETDPAVRAGYVKQAQARMYSQVPNIVFDYDNVLEAYRTDKFSEFGKQPQPEGQILEQTGYWGVYGAVPADSAAASGDSGFGANVWIIVGAVVVVALVGGGVALSRRGKSADDRE, encoded by the coding sequence ATGAAGCACGTACGACGCGGGTTCGGTCGCGTATTCAGCGCCGCGATGGCGGGAACATTGGCGATTCTGCCGTTGGCGGCCACGGCGGCCGCGCAGGAGCCGGCCAAGCCGAAGGTGCTGCGGGTCGCGCTCACCACTGGTATCGACCACTTGAACCCGTTCACCGCCAGCCTGGTCGCCTCGACCCAGGTCGGCCGGTTCATCTACGAGTTCCTCACCATCCCGTCGCAGGACAAGGCCGTCGCGGCGCCCGCGCTCGCGGAGTCCTGGTCGACCTCGCCGGACAAGCTGACCTGGACCTTCAAGATCCGCAAGGGCGCGAAGTGGTCCGACGGGCAGCCGGTCACCGCCAAGGACGCCGCCTACACCTTCAACCGGATGCTCACCGACGAGACCGCGCGCACCGCGAACGGCAACTACGTCTCCAGCTTCCAGTCGGTCAGCGCGCCGGACGACACCACGCTGGTCATCAAGACCAAAACCGTCCAGGCCACCATGCAGCTGCTCGACGTCCCGATCGTGCCCGAGCACGTGTGGTCGCAGATCAAGGACCTCAACGACCCGAAGTCCGACAGCCTCCCGGTGGTCGGCGTCGACGACGGGCCGTTCACCATCACCGACTACAAGCAGAACGAGTACGTCAAGTTCAAGGCCAACAAGGACTACTGGCGCGGCGCGCCCAAGGTCGACGAGCTGCAGCTGCTGGTGTTCAAGGACGTCGAAGCCGCGGTGAACGCCCTCAAACAGGGCGAGGTCGACGTGATCAACCGGCTCACCCCGACGCAGTTCGACGCGCTCAAGGGCCAGCCGAACATCGCGCAGAACAAGGCGCCCGGCCGCCGCTACAACTCGATCAACCTGAACTTCGGCGTCGAGAACAACGAGAACAAGCCGATCGGCAACGGCAACCCGGTGCTCAAGGACCTGCGGGTGCGCAAGGCGATCGCGCAGGCCATCGACATCAAGACGATCGTGGACAAGGTCGCCGGCGGCTACGCCCAGCCCGGCACCGGCGTGGTGCCCGCGGTCTATTCGGACTACCACTGGGAGCCCTCGCCCGCCGAGGCACGCCCGTTCGACCTCGCCGCGGCCAATGCCGCGCTGGACGCGGCCGGCTATCCGAAGGGCCAGGACGGCATCCGCACCGCTCCCGGCGGCGCACGCCTCGAGCTGCGCCTCGCCGGCCACGCCAACCGCGCCAACGACCAGCGTCTCGCCCAGTACGTGACCGGCTGGCTGCACGACATCGGCATCTCGGTGAAGCAGGAACTCGTCTCCGACGACGAGCTCAACGACCGCACCAACGCCGGCAACTACGACCTCGCCATCTCCGGCTACGGCACCAGCCCGGACCCGGACTACGCGCTGTCGCTGCACACCTGCGCCTCGCGGCCGAACGCCCAGGGCAAGGGCGGTACTTCCGACAGCTTCTTCTGCGACGCGGAATACGACGCGCTCTACGCCAAGCAGCTCGCCGAGACCGACCCGGCGGTCCGCGCCGGGTACGTCAAGCAGGCGCAGGCCCGGATGTACAGCCAGGTCCCGAACATCGTTTTCGACTACGACAACGTGCTCGAGGCGTACCGGACCGACAAGTTCTCCGAGTTCGGCAAGCAGCCGCAACCGGAAGGCCAGATCCTCGAGCAGACCGGCTACTGGGGCGTGTACGGCGCGGTCCCGGCCGACAGCGCGGCCGCGTCCGGCGACAGCGGCTTCGGCGCGAACGTATGGATCATCGTCGGCGCCGTGGTGGTCGTCGCGCTGGTCGGCGGCGGCGTCGCACTCTCGCGCCGCGGCAAGTCCGCGGACGACCGGGAGTGA